TGAGCCTTTATGGGATCTGTGCAACCCCTTTTGTGGGTGCTGCAATACAGATCAGGGCACATTTGTGTGAGTTGGGACAAAAGGGAGAGTCCCATGCACCAGTGTAACTCTCAGTGCACACACAGCCTTCTGAAGTGAAAGTGCACTTTGTTTCTTGTGTCAAGGCAATATTCATCATCTTGGGAACAGAGCTGACTCAGGGAGGTGGCTGCCTGCCTGCACCCTGGGGAAGTATGTGCCTTTCTCTGTGCACACCTGCTCTCTGTGGCTCTCCAGTCAAGCGCTGGATTGGGTCTTAATTCGAAAGGATTAAGTCTGAATTATGTCTTGCATCCCCCAACACCTCCAGCATCACTGTTCTGACTTGGCAAGTGAACCCCTGGGTTTAGTGACCTGGGAGAGCTTATCTGGTTTTCACAAGGCAAGAAACTCCTCTCCAGCCTCAAAGCTGAGCTGCCTGCATGCTCTGCAGGAGTGAAGGCAGgacacagctgtgctgagccatGGAGGAGATGATGCCCACAGGGGAcaccacacagcagcagagtgagTGCAGGACGTGACTGTGGTGgagcctgcagaggagctggcagcagcaaggaCCTGCTCAGAGTGGGACATGGCTGTGACAAGGTGCAGGGGGACACAGTTATGAGGGTGTCTGAGGGGGGACAGTGCTGCAGCAAGGTTCAGTGGAACTTTGTGGAGACACAATCATGGCAAACTGCACAAGGGACATGGCTGTGGTGATGTCTGTGGGGACAAAGGCATGGCAAGATGTGTATGGGGGACACAGATGAGGCAAGGctcatggggacacagccatgCTGAGGTGTGTACAAGGGACgtggccatggggacacagcaacAGCGGGGTGTGTGTGAGGGATACAGGTGTCATGATGCCCGCAGGGAAGAAATCACTGTGAGATGCATGAAGGGCACGGCCATGGCAAGGCGCCCCACAGGCAGGTGCATGCAAGGGACAAGTTCCAGGGGTCACACCCACAGTGACACCTGGCAGGTAGACACGGAAACACCCTCGGTGAAGGCACAGCCACCCTCCCCCGTCCCTCGTCCCGCCGGGGCTCACCTTGGGGTCCCGCTCGTAGTAGTGCTGTTGGGTGCGGATCCAGCGCCCCACCAGGTGGTCGCGCACCGTGTGCGCCAGCGCGAAGTAGTAATCGCGGGGGGTGGCGACGTTGCGGTCCTTGACGAGGGTGAAGTGCAGGTGGCGATTGAAGCTCTTGCGCACCTCGGCCACGTCCCCCAGCCCCGCGATGCCCCGCACGCTGATCTGCTTCCGACGGTCCCCATCGCTCAGCGGCGCCGCCATcccgctgctgccgctgcctcCGCCGCagccgggctggggcagggccggggccgccgcgccTGCGCCTCCTCCGCCCGCGGCGAGGCGGGGCCGGCAGCGCGGCCGGGGCGGGCCCAGGGCACCGGGAGGGCCGCTGGGGATGGGGCGGCACCGGAGCGCTCGGATGGCGGAGTGACCGGCGGAACTGATGGCGGCAGGGCAGGGAGTTCCATCCCGCCCCCCGTGCGGGCTCTGGCGCGCAAAGGCTCCTCATCACCACCACGTTCTGATTTCAAATTGGGGGTTTATTGTCGGCACAGCGAGGCTCAAGTGTCCCCACGCAGCAGGTCACTGTGTCATGtactgctgccctgagcccgtGAGTCAGGGCTCTCGGGGAAGCCGGGCTTTTCTGCACCCCCAAAAGACCACCTGGGCCTTCTTTATACATTCATTAAATACATCACAAATTCACAGTTAGATTACAAATAACACAGCATAtctcctccagcccctgtgATCACTCCCTGCCTGCAtaccaggcactgctggagtgGAGCACATCAGCTACCCTGCCCTGGCTCATTGCAACCACAAATACATTCATTTAGcacagatgtgtctgcaggAAAAGTCACCCAGAATACCATGCAAATGCATtaatccccagccctgcaatgTCCAGTAAGCCATGCTCAGGGTTTATTTTTGTGGCTGCATCTTGTTGCTCCATCTTCCTCTGATCAGCTCTAGAACTGTCAAATCCATCATTATCCTTGTACCCAGCTCCCAAGCCTTGCTCATGCAGCAAATCTGATGTTGCCTTCCATCATCCACCTCCCAACAGCCAGGGAATCAACATTAGCCTTTGACCCTACAGGTACACAGGCTCCAACTCATGCCTCCAAGCCTATATCCAGTTCTAGAGTCTTCCTGAGCTTTTCTCCTTTGGCAACTGGAACACAGAGCTGTGACTTCCACGCTGCATTTCAAAGCTGCTGCCTGTCAGCAGCATAATGTGTAAATGCACCGTTTTAGCACACACACAAGTTTACCTTCGAACACAGGAgtagtgaaataaaaatcatcacTGAAAACTGCtgacaaacaggaaaaaacacccTGAAATCAGGACAGTAAAGAGTTCCTTCTGGAGTGACCGTTCAGCAACTTCAGCACACGGCAAGCACATAGTACAGGCATATTCCAAAAAAGTTGTGTTTTTCTCATAGAGATCATAGATGTCCTGCAGAGTCCTGGTTTTCCTTCCAAAAGGATCAAGTTTTACATTAAGCTCATGGCACATGCTGTCAAATCAAGGCTTTTCCTTTACACTCTGCACTGTAAAAAAGAGCTAGCGATGGTGGGGGCTTGGCAAGGGCTGGGAGGAAGGTAGTGAAGTTCATGGTGATCTTCCAAAGGACTCTGGAAGCCAAAAGCACACCCTTCCACAGGGTCTCCCATGCTGGgcttccaaaaaaagggaattccAAAAAGTCACCTTCTAGGAGTGTTAGTACTGCAGTCTGTTCAGTGAGTCGATGTAATGGAAAGTGGCTCCCAACGCCCAGCTCGTTTCAACGTTGTCAATTTTCCGGGCAagctggacaaaaaaaaaaaaaaaaaaaacaaaaaacacaagcAGAAAAGTTAAAACACAATGTTTTTGGGAGAATCTGAAGCATGCACTTGCTGATACAGTGCTGAAGATTATGACAAAGTTACCAGCATTGTGGGGAGAGTGCTGCTGCACCCACCATGTGTTGTAGCAAGAAGGAAAATCAAGAACCAAGCTCTTGGCAGGATGAGTCCTGCCTTGGCACCCTCCTGCCCACTCTCCCCAGAAATCCTCTTTGAGCTTCACCTTAAAGCCTTGGCTCTTTGGGAAGCCcagttcctgcagcaggaaggtgaTGTATGTGAGGTCCATGCAGAGAAAAGGGTTGTTCCCAGGGCTGATTTCCATGGTCTTACAaactgagaagaaagaaaacagtgtcTGAATGCACACTGTGGGCTCAGGTCTAACAACAGCCCCACTGTGAAAAATCTCAAATGAATCCACAAAACATCACTTGTCAGTGATAGAACCTGTTACAATGGGGCTGAAATGACATACACACATTAGGATAAGCAAATAGACTTTGTAAGGAAGTCAAGACATTCTGTCTGTCCCCTAACAGCAGTTTCTTGTATCTCTCCAGGAAAAGAGCCTTTCTTTTATCTACTTCAAGTCTTTGAATATCTGAGCAACCACAGGTGTGTCATCTTTCTTGAGCACCAACTTAACAAATGTtgacaaaaccaaattaaaaaaagcctaacaacataaaagaaaaagccaaactcaaaataaaacccactgaaaaagcagaagttaatataaaaataggtgagattttcagaaataagCAGAAATGTTGGTTAGATGCTATTTAGAGGGACTCAATATTTACTTAAAAGCATCAGGCTTCTTAGTGTGTCTCACATTTGCCACCTGGAATGAATTTACACCCAATTTCTAGTGTGTGTTTGTATTTTACTCACCATATTTAGCTGCAATTTCAAAGTCACTGACAGTTAagcttcctcctttttctttatctaaaaaaaaaaaaaaaaaaaaaccaaacactttTTTACGGTCTTTGTATAAAGGCTATTGTAGACTCAAATCATAGAAGTTGTTTAGAAATTAAACCTTGAGCCACTGAAATCAATGTCAAAATTCAGACAAAATTCAGGTTTTAAAGGTAAAAGAACCTTCAAAAATTCTCAATATAGATTCAAAAGTCTTGGTTTATGAAGAACCTTTAGCCTTGtttcctgcagaaacagagcTTACAGACCATCTCAGCTGATCCCCATTTCTGCACTGCCTTGGACAGCGAGCACCTGTGACCAGAACTGACAGTGCAACACAttaaatctgaaattatttgtaaaaagaGAGTAGCTGAGAAGGGAGGTGTGTTTGTCCAAACTAACTTGAGATCTCATTATCTGTTTTTTACCACTGAATATGCCAGCCTTTTGTACACAAGCACACCACTGGAAAAGAGATGTGATTAATTCTGAATGCATGtggaaatatctgaaaatctTCATTCCATCAAAAGGTCAGTGGAGCAAACACACAGCCCAGATAATTTTTACTGCTTTACTGCTCAAGAAATATGTTTATCATCATAAAGTTTTTTCTATTTCAGATTGTAGAGCTAATTAGGCAACATTTCTGAAAGCAAGCTGTTTAAAAGCTATTATCAAAGGCTGTAGGTCCTATTTCACAGGCCCAGTATCTTCTCTATAGACAATAGAGAATATACGGTCTATATTGTCTATGTCATAGATAATATTGTTTATATTATAGACAATAATATCAAGTCAATGCTGCACAGCAATGTTAACAGACTAATTTCCATGTGTGTAAGTGTTCCCACTATTTCCATAACTTGCCATTTAAAATGAAACCACCTCAGAAGCAGACATACCTATGAGACCAGCCTCTGCTGCACAGTCATAGTAGTAGGAGAAAATGTAAAAGTCCAGGTCCTTcacttccccagctctgtgcacttTCTTGTAGAGCATCTTTGCCACTTTATTAGAACAAGACTCATATAAAGGCTCAcctaaaagacaaaaaaaatcatattacaGGCTGAGAATTGAATATATATAGACTTTATTTAGGATCTGCCAGGAAACAGGCACCTTTTTGCAAAATAGCAAAACTCTTCACAGAGAACTGAAATCTGAATCTTCTTCTAGAGGCAGACACCTACCATCCTCATGTCAGGACTATGTGATAGATCAGAAATGGACAACATCATTTGAGGCAGAAGGGTTTTGAAAGACCTATTCAAGGACTGCTCAACTCTGTCTGCATCATGTCTGGCAGCTTTACTGACTGGACAGACACATCATGGCACAAGACAAAGGAACTGCAGGATCTCTTTGACAGCACATCAAGAGAAGCCAGACAGAGCAGTAAACAGAGTCTGGTGTCTTTGAAAGAGGATGAGTGTGTATTTACTGTGCTACTAGCAGCTAACCTAGATAGCAAGAGTGATAAATCACTATACCTGCCTTCTGTCCTTTAATTTTGTACACTATCTCAGCGTGCTGCCATTCGGATTTGAAGCCAGGTGGCAAACAAGGGCTGATCAATTCCTCCCCTTCTCCtactgcagaaataaaacaaagccaCATTAGGAAAAAACACAAGGAGTAAATTCAGATCCTTCACCCCCAGCCCTTCTCCATACTGTCCTGCAGATTCAGCAAGGCCCCTCCACAGCCCAGCCATGGTTTGGATGTCCCATGCCACCCCCAACCTAGGGCTGGCAAAAATCCAGGTCTCCTGGGAGctgtcagtgtcacctcctgcaTTCCTCTCCAATGCACCCAGCCATGGTGACAGGAGCCCACATGCCACTCAGGAACCCTGAGCCCAGTGGGAAGGGGATTCACAGCTCCTCCCCCCACCACAGGACCACACACCCTGAGCTCAGGACCAGGATCTGAACACTGCCCATAACTTACAGGGTTTTCCCTCCACTCCTCCCAAAATGGCAAGCCTTGCTGACATCAGCCCAAGTCCCAGGTAACTGCAAAGGGAGAAAAGCCTCTGTGAGCAACAGACATCCTTCCTCTGAGACTCCACTGACAACCTGGCTGGGACATGCCAGTCTCCTCCTGACAGCCATGGTAATTAAAGTGGCTCAAGTCAGCAGCTCATGCACATGAGTGGAACGGTGTGACAGCCTGTTCTCATATTACCTTATCCAGAAGGATAATTTATCTTTGAAAAAGCTCAGGCAATAGCTGTCAGCTGTAATCTGGCTCTTGGAGAACTGGCAATGGCATTTCTCTAACTCTACCCCTAGTACCTCACTGGGTACTCCCACCCTCCTCAAAGGCAGCATTGATACTTGCATACAGAACTGACTTTTTGAGCTTAACCAGACTCCAAAGCAAATACAGGTGGGAAGAAGCTGCTGGCCCAAAACACTGGGAGCAGAGAAGACAGTGAGGAGGAAAAACTAACAGAAGAAATAACAAAGCATTACGAACTGACTGCAACCCCCATTCTCCATATTCCTGTGCTGATCAGTGGTGAGAAGGTGTAAAAGTTGGAAGTGAAGCTgagcctgggaaggagggagaggtggAGGGAAAGcttttttgattttgttcttATTATCTTAAAGTTTAATTGGcaataaatcaaattaaatactaaataaatgaaattaaagtcAACTCTGTTTCACCCATGACAATAACTGGTGACCTCCCTGTCCTCATTTTGACCCATGAGCTTTTTGTCACATTTTCTTCCCCCGTCCTGTTGATAGAATGGGAGTGATAGAGGGACTTGGTGGGCAGCCAAGGTTAATCCACCAAAATCACATATCTCAAGTTTCTCTGCTTCCTCATGGTATTCATTTGCAAGGACTCCACTCCAGAAAAACACCTCAGTCTCCCTGGCTTCACAGAAAGCTTCCATCTGAGCACTGCGCTCTCTTTTCCACAACTAACCTGTATGAATACAGCTTGTAGGTGTGGTTAAACATCTGAAATGAAGTAGTGTGGCCAGATGGTGATGTCTGGAGAGTTGCctggagggagaaaaagatgTCACTGGCAGGTttctgccagccagcagcaaacATCAACAAGGTAATCTTCCAACACATTAGGAAAAATGTGAAACAATCCTAGCATGATTCAGAGAGAAATGATGAATTTGCAAGGATTTAAATTTGACTGCTGATGCACAAGACAGCCACAAAACCTGGAGCTAAAGGTGTCTTCACATGACAGGGTTCAAACTGGTTATATTTGTGTCCACACAAGAATTACTTGTATTAAAAAGGAATCCTTACTCCAACTCTTAACTGCTTTTGTCCAGAGGCTCCAGCAACTGCCTCTCCACATGATCCCTACTACAAGAACTGGGTGCAAACTAATAGGCAGGCCAGGCACGCATTAACTTCCTACTCCAGTGAATTCATCTGTGAACTTGCACAAGCCAGAGGAAAAGCACATCCCTGAGCTTGCCAAGGAACAGAGCAAGGATCAGCCTGTGGTCTGAAGGAATGAAAGGGCAGCCTGTTCCCCAAGTGCATCAGCTCAGCTAGAGTGTTTGTGGGGAGCAAAGCTCTGGCCACAGTGCTGCTCATACCTTTTCTCTATCTCCAGAATTTCCACATCCTGGACCCTTCACATCCCTTGCCATTCTGCTGAAACAGTGCAATGTCTTGATTATCCCAGGCTGGGACACTCCCTCTGCTTTTGTGCAGCTTTACTATGAGCACTATCTCTGCTCAGGCCAGAGCCTTACAATACCAGAGCCACAGGGCTTCACAGAACAGCTGTAAAAATGCCAGGAAGCTAAAATAGCATTCATTTGCAACTGAGGGAACTCAGGACAATCAGAAACAAGGATTGAGAAGGCACCTCACTGTGTTCTTAAACCCCAGTGTAGGCCATATGCTGGGTTTGAATTCATTAACAGCCTTGGTTTTTGTGCTCTTTGTTGTAAGCTGTACAAACTGAAAGTCAAGGATTCAGACATTCAGAACATGGTGTCCTCCAGAGATAAAGCAGCCCTGGCAGACTCACCACAAGCACCACTGACCCATGGAACTGGATGAAGAGGATGGACAAAGAGTTGTGAATGCCTCTGGGACTGACTATAAAAAGGCACATATGACAAAGTCACAAGTGTGGCTTCATGTCACACTGACAAAACTCTTGCTCTGTTTCCAAGGGAAAGAAACCTGAGCAGTGAGAgattcctgcagcagcatttcccaacAGTGTGCATGCTCACGTTACCTTGGCACGTGGAAGGAAGGTGATCTGTGTTGATCCACCACCCAAATCCAGCATCCCTACACTTCTCCTCTGGGGGTCATCTAGCCTGCCTGAAATGTGTGACAGAACAGAGAAAGCCATAGTGTGCACTGAGAAAACCTGGCTaggaacaaaaccagaagtACAGTGGTAAGGAAAGAGAACAATCTGACTCCACTCTCAGCTTTCCCACAGCACTAAATCACACTGTTTTCCACTGGGCACTGATTTTGGCTTTATCAGATCTGAAAACCCTAAAGTGACAAGAGTCTCATATTTCTTCAGTGGCTGTTCCTGCCCTAATCACAGCAGCTTTGGGTATTGCTTTCCTAAACATTTTGGATGCAAAGACCTTTTGCAAACTCTGCTCTGGTAACCACTTTGTAACACAGAGGAATGTGGTTGTCTTGGCCACCTCTCCCTGATCCCTTGGCAATATTTTGCAGATTCCTATGGCCAAAGGGATGACAGACTGAAAAGAGCTGGCCTGAGAGACTCAGCTCTCTTGGAAttcttcctgctgccagccaaGACCTCTGCTCTCATTTAGATCTAGTTCTTTTCAGTTAGATCCTTCAAATGCACCCTTCTGACAAGGACAATTTGTGCCAAGTACCTCAGTACACCTCATGATAGCTGATGTTTGAAGATCCCTGACCTTTCTGCTATTTCCTGGGAGCACAAAAAGCTCCAGAGCACATTGCCCCACAGGCTGTGTGCTGAACAGAGCACTTGGATGGCAGAGTGCTTTATGCATTGTCAGACAGGTCTTCAGCTCAGTTTTCTCTCTACTCTTCAGCTACCCTTTTCTCACTCAGCAGTGTAAACACCCATGACATTTCTGTGTTATAAATCTGTAAGGAAGTACCACAGCACTTTCTTTtactctctgcagctgccaagcACATCTAGAATACTCACACAAAAAATTTAGCCCAAGTCACAGCAGGCTCTAAAAAGGAATCAAATGCTCTGGTACCCTACAGGGAACTGAAAGAAAAGCTACATTAAACATCCAGGAAAAAGTATTAAACTCCTCACATCAGGTAAATGGACAAAATCCTAATGACTTAAATAGGCCAAGCCAAAAACAAAATGCTGACTTATTCTCAGAGCCTTCTTTCTCCCATTCCACCCCAATGAATGAGCAAATTCCACACAGGGgcagaaaaaagcaggaatttcaCAGCATTGGTCATATCTTTATACACATGGTCATGTACACATACCTGttaaaaaatttattgtgaTCCAGGCTGAAATACCTAATAAGGAAAAGATTGAGAAGACACATGCTTAGATCATAACATTTAATTCCATCTAACAGCAGCAACAAGTAAGTCAAGCCATATTAGAAGGTTTCCAGAAGTGTCAATGGCTGACAAAATCAAGATTAGGCTGTTTGAACAAAGAGAATGACTTTCTCTATCAGAGCTTTTGTGATATTTGGGAGAGAAGCCCCATGTATGAAATGCTTGAAGAATTCTGTATTTCACAGGTCAAAAACTCAGGCAGGAAGTCACAAAGGCTTCAGTCCTTAGCTAAAAGACAAAGAGATGACTGAAACTCACATTGTTCATTTTCTAGGAAAACATCCACTGTTGGCTTTTGTTTGATGTCAGTCACTCCACTTATCTTTATGAACACTAAGAATTTTCATCTTTCAGTGTTCTAATTTTGCCTGTTTTCCTCTAAGCAATTTTGTGAGCTATGCTGATTTTgtccttttcttgttttataaACTGGTCGCCATAAATGAGGTGAACCAGCGACCTTATGTTAacaaattcaaatatttattcatgTGGTTAAAACTCAAGGCATGCCAGAGAGCATGGCCTACTTCAAAATCCTTGGCTGAACTCAGGCTATCACTGCAATTactgattttaaaacaaaagaaaaataatatatgtCCTCCATTAAGCAGCAAGAACAGAAACTCATAAACAGCTTCAGCTATTTTAAAGCTTGGTTTCTGAGCAGACTTAAAACACATTTCAACACTCAGTTACTTAGAATTTTGACATTCTGTCCTCAACATTTTTGGATTAACATGAAGTTACTTCAGCatgtattttcttccctatataacattttttttcagattgaaCTTGAAAAATTAACATTATGATCATCAAGTACTTCCAGAGAGCTCTGATAAGCATTGTCAAGAGCAGAGTGGGCTAACCCAATTGTTGAAGACCATTTCAA
Above is a genomic segment from Zonotrichia leucophrys gambelii isolate GWCS_2022_RI chromosome 3, RI_Zleu_2.0, whole genome shotgun sequence containing:
- the ENTPD6 gene encoding ectonucleoside triphosphate diphosphohydrolase 6; this translates as MEAMKISKRFFAFGILTCIAVYVAYVKWHLGSKPFVGATEGVAESRGDKLIHQAVSTDLSVFYGIMFDAGSTGTRIHIFKFAQQPRETPRLTHETFKALKPGLSAYADDVEKSGQGIKELLEVAKKEVPMELWKFTPLVLKATAGLRLLPGEKAQKLLEKVKEIFQASPFFVRDNCVSIMNGTDEGISAWITINFLTGRLDDPQRRSVGMLDLGGGSTQITFLPRAKATLQTSPSGHTTSFQMFNHTYKLYSYSYLGLGLMSARLAILGGVEGKPLGEGEELISPCLPPGFKSEWQHAEIVYKIKGQKAGEPLYESCSNKVAKMLYKKVHRAGEVKDLDFYIFSYYYDCAAEAGLIDKEKGGSLTVSDFEIAAKYVCKTMEISPGNNPFLCMDLTYITFLLQELGFPKSQGFKLARKIDNVETSWALGATFHYIDSLNRLQY